A single region of the uncultured Fibrobacter sp. genome encodes:
- a CDS encoding stress response translation initiation inhibitor YciH (involved in start site selection during the initiation of translation), with protein sequence MSIEERSSLVFVSGVGRIKEEKPKAERPQGDGIVRIMLKRLGGGKMASIVSGVPLDESELKDLARTLKQKCGVGGAVKDFNIEIQGDKRAVLKAELEKRGFTVKISGG encoded by the coding sequence ATGTCTATTGAAGAACGCTCCTCCCTAGTTTTTGTCTCTGGCGTTGGCCGTATCAAAGAAGAAAAACCCAAGGCCGAACGCCCCCAAGGTGATGGAATTGTCCGCATCATGCTGAAGCGTCTTGGCGGTGGCAAAATGGCGAGTATCGTTTCGGGTGTCCCTCTGGACGAATCCGAGTTGAAGGACTTGGCTCGCACCCTGAAACAGAAATGCGGTGTCGGTGGAGCCGTGAAAGACTTCAATATCGAAATTCAGGGCGACAAGCGTGCCGTCCTCAAGGCCGAACTCGAAAAACGCGGCTTTACCGTCAAAATTTCGGGCGGCTAG
- a CDS encoding endo-1,4-beta-xylanase yields the protein MKTKLSRLIVLALALVAAPLLAQNLLTNGDLSYGDGGWYLWNNPAGPAEVQTKIGEMGLGVDASEGAKVVVTKLPKDWWGLQLQPPKWLAPDTGYYTLTFKAKGNMPINAVVQGGPPDYRQKESGSFQLTDKWKTFSMTFLADQKGYGLNNVTFHVGLQKGWMQIDDVEIEKAESMDSEWYSKANSRIEWLRKQDFSVEAKPGEKVSVKLVRHAFPFGTALNIHTDNPRDSIENWYKAEAKKLFWYAVSENQFKWPEYEPKKGKLRKDEMYRYVKFTQANGWKLRGHAIMWAHQGYDYDKHYSNPKSAKQCGDLAKYLKARIERDLTEYKGKITEYDVWNEPLHEAYAFNTCGWGILDSAFIWAHRVDPTAKLYINDYNVVAAGETDRYVDLVKGMLDRKVPVHGIGVQCHFGLRPVVPGLIKERLDKLATLGLPIKVTEFDVGDWQVGMNESEEVQAEKFETFIRTAFSHPAVHGIVLWGFWDNRHWVKNGGIVAADGREKPAAKRVYDLWHKEWTTDTTATAGPDGMAKFHGFKGRYKVTVGDKSFDKDVW from the coding sequence ATGAAAACGAAACTTTCAAGATTGATTGTCTTAGCTTTAGCCCTGGTTGCTGCTCCGCTGTTGGCGCAGAACCTCTTGACCAACGGTGACTTGTCGTACGGTGACGGGGGGTGGTACCTTTGGAACAATCCCGCCGGCCCGGCTGAGGTGCAGACCAAGATAGGGGAGATGGGTCTCGGTGTCGACGCTTCCGAAGGCGCGAAAGTGGTTGTGACGAAACTTCCCAAGGACTGGTGGGGGCTGCAACTCCAGCCGCCCAAGTGGCTTGCTCCCGATACCGGCTACTATACGCTCACCTTCAAGGCGAAGGGCAACATGCCCATCAACGCCGTGGTGCAGGGCGGGCCTCCCGATTATCGCCAAAAAGAGAGCGGCAGTTTCCAGCTGACCGACAAGTGGAAGACGTTCTCGATGACGTTCCTTGCCGACCAGAAAGGGTATGGTTTGAATAACGTAACGTTCCATGTCGGGCTCCAGAAGGGCTGGATGCAGATTGATGACGTGGAAATCGAGAAGGCCGAGTCCATGGATTCCGAATGGTATTCCAAGGCGAATTCCCGTATCGAGTGGCTGCGCAAGCAGGACTTTTCCGTGGAGGCCAAGCCGGGCGAGAAGGTCAGCGTGAAGCTTGTTCGCCATGCGTTCCCGTTCGGCACCGCGCTCAACATCCATACCGACAACCCGCGCGACAGTATCGAAAATTGGTACAAGGCCGAGGCCAAGAAGCTCTTCTGGTACGCCGTGAGCGAAAACCAGTTCAAGTGGCCTGAGTACGAGCCCAAGAAGGGCAAGCTCCGCAAGGACGAGATGTACCGCTACGTGAAGTTCACCCAGGCGAACGGCTGGAAACTGCGCGGCCACGCCATCATGTGGGCGCACCAGGGCTACGATTACGACAAACATTACTCCAATCCCAAATCGGCCAAGCAGTGCGGCGACCTCGCGAAGTACCTCAAGGCCCGCATCGAGCGCGACCTGACGGAATACAAGGGCAAGATTACGGAATACGACGTGTGGAACGAGCCGCTCCACGAGGCCTACGCCTTCAACACGTGTGGCTGGGGCATTCTCGACAGCGCGTTCATTTGGGCGCACCGCGTCGATCCTACGGCCAAGCTCTACATCAACGACTACAACGTCGTCGCGGCGGGGGAGACCGACCGCTATGTGGACCTGGTCAAGGGAATGCTCGACCGCAAGGTGCCCGTCCACGGCATCGGTGTGCAGTGCCATTTCGGGCTGCGTCCCGTGGTGCCGGGCCTCATCAAGGAACGTTTGGACAAACTTGCCACGCTCGGACTGCCTATCAAGGTGACAGAGTTCGACGTGGGCGACTGGCAGGTCGGCATGAACGAGTCCGAGGAGGTGCAGGCCGAGAAGTTCGAAACCTTTATTCGCACGGCGTTTAGCCATCCGGCTGTACACGGCATTGTGCTGTGGGGCTTCTGGGATAACCGCCACTGGGTCAAGAACGGCGGCATCGTCGCCGCTGACGGCCGTGAAAAGCCCGCCGCAAAGCGCGTCTACGACTTGTGGCACAAGGAATGGACAACGGATACTACCGCCACGGCCGGTCCGGACGGCATGGCGAAGTTCCACGGGTTCAAGGGCCGCTACAAGGTAACGGTCGGCGACAAGAGCTTCGACAAGGATGTCTGGTAA
- a CDS encoding TIGR01212 family radical SAM protein (This family includes YhcC from E. coli K-12, an uncharacterized radical SAM protein.): protein MHYTPYRDLLLKIFPNYLKVRKLPLNGGMSCPNLDGTKGFSGCSYCNNRSFSPVFDQAKVSIQEQLETFVPRLRDKYPHAGILAYLQPYTNTHAPLEHLKGIIDPIIKHEEIAGLAIGTRPDCLEDEKIAYLAEMNRIKPIIVEIGLQTANDLTLAAINRRHTLAEFEDAVKRCQAANLTVTTHVIVGLPGETMNDFKRTAEVVRDLKLAAVKIHPLHIVAGTVMAQDFSAGEIKLLDFEEYCAAVAEMIKIIGPDTAIERFSGESPSDMLLAPNWCGERDRIIAKVEEILGRD, encoded by the coding sequence ATGCACTACACTCCCTACCGCGATTTACTGCTCAAGATTTTCCCGAACTACCTCAAGGTGCGCAAGCTCCCGCTAAACGGAGGCATGAGTTGCCCGAACCTCGACGGTACCAAGGGATTCTCGGGTTGCAGCTACTGCAACAACCGCAGTTTCAGCCCGGTGTTCGACCAGGCGAAGGTTTCCATCCAGGAGCAGCTCGAGACATTCGTGCCGCGCCTACGCGATAAGTACCCGCATGCGGGCATCCTCGCCTACTTGCAGCCGTACACGAACACGCACGCGCCGCTCGAGCACCTGAAGGGGATTATCGACCCGATCATAAAGCACGAAGAAATCGCCGGACTTGCCATCGGTACGCGCCCGGACTGCCTCGAAGACGAGAAAATCGCATACCTCGCGGAGATGAACCGCATAAAGCCCATCATCGTAGAAATCGGCCTCCAGACCGCCAACGACCTGACGCTAGCCGCCATCAACCGCAGGCATACCCTCGCCGAGTTCGAAGATGCGGTCAAGCGCTGCCAAGCGGCAAACCTCACCGTCACCACGCACGTGATTGTCGGGCTCCCTGGCGAAACCATGAATGATTTCAAACGCACCGCCGAAGTGGTTCGCGATTTGAAACTTGCCGCCGTGAAAATTCACCCGCTGCACATTGTCGCGGGCACCGTGATGGCGCAGGACTTCTCCGCCGGCGAAATCAAGCTGCTGGATTTTGAAGAATACTGCGCCGCCGTCGCCGAAATGATCAAGATTATCGGGCCAGATACCGCTATCGAGCGATTCAGCGGAGAAAGCCCGAGCGATATGCTCCTCGCCCCCAACTGGTGTGGGGAAAGGGACAGGATTATTGCGAAGGTGGAGGAGATTTTGGGAAGGGATTAG
- a CDS encoding TM2 domain-containing protein, whose protein sequence is MPYCQKCGTELAEDGRFCPKCGLARSMNSESYTDIRLEEFHTGKRVNQVAYVLMAALLGCFGIHKFYAGKIGMGILYLLFCWTFIPGVLGIIEAILGATRKADANGYIYFD, encoded by the coding sequence ATGCCTTATTGTCAGAAATGCGGGACTGAGCTTGCCGAGGATGGACGCTTCTGCCCGAAATGTGGCTTGGCTCGGTCAATGAATTCCGAGTCTTATACGGACATTCGTTTGGAAGAGTTTCACACCGGTAAAAGGGTGAACCAAGTTGCCTATGTACTCATGGCTGCCCTCCTGGGCTGTTTCGGCATCCACAAGTTTTATGCTGGGAAAATCGGGATGGGAATCCTGTATCTTTTGTTCTGCTGGACGTTTATTCCTGGGGTGCTGGGTATTATCGAGGCTATTCTTGGCGCTACCCGGAAGGCGGATGCGAACGGTTACATTTATTTTGACTAG